Part of the Desulfolutivibrio sulfoxidireducens genome is shown below.
TTTATAAAGAGGCATGCCGCCCTTGAGCGCCGTGCCGCCCAGGATGCGCGAGGCGATGCAGGCGTCGTATTCCCCGCTGGTGACCAGGTTGGCCATGGCCGGGATGATCTTCGGGGTATACTGGTAGTCGGGGTGGACCATGATGACCACGTCCGCCCCGAGCCGCAGGGCCTCCAGGTAGCAGGTCTTCTGGTTGCGGCCGTAGCCCCAGTTCTTTTCGTGCCGGAAGCAGCGCAAACCCAGCGTCTGGGCCTGGCCGATGGTGTCGTCGCGGCTGCAGTCGTCGACGAGCACCACCTCGTCCACGATGTCCTTTGGGATATCGGCGCAGGTGCGTTCCAGGGTGGCGGCCGCATTGTAGGCGGGCATGACCACCACAACCTTTTTTTTGTTCATCATGGGATCATCTCCGGGAAACGTCGTATTGCCGGGGTGAAAGACCCGGGGGGGGAGCGCCGCGCGGCGCGTCGAAACACACGGGACGTGGCGGACAGGGAACTAATCCAGAACCCCCCGGCCCTGTCAACCCCCCCCGCCGCGCCCGGCGGACAGGGACGGCCCCGGGCCGATTTTTCCCCATTGGTTGTCTTCGCCCCAAAATCGTATTATGCGGCCCTCGCCGGCGTACCCAACGCCTGGAACCCCTATGCCCGACACCCACGCCGCCATGCCGCCCTCCGGAACCCGGACCGCCCTTTGGGGACTTTTGCGTCCCATGCCCCTGGCCATCCTGGCGGCGGCCGCCTTCCTCATCTTTTTCAACCTGGGAGCCCGTCCCCTGTGGCAGGACGAGGCCGAAACCTCCCGCCTGGCCCAGACCGTGCTCACCGACGGCATCCCCCGGGCCTTTGACGGCACAAACCTCATCTCCCAGGAAGAGGCCCGCGAATACAACCCGGCCGACGGCCATGTCTGGCGCTGGTCGCCGTGGATGCAGATCTACATGTCGGCCCTGGGGCTGGCCCTTGGCGGCGAGAACGCGGCCGCCGACCGATTCTTTTTCGCCCTGGCCGGGCTGGCCGCCGTGGCCATGACCTATCTTCTCATCCTGCGCCTTTTTCAGAATCCGGCCTGGGCCGCGTTGTCGGCCTCGCTTTTGACCGCGGCCGTGCCTTTTCTCCTTTTTTGCCGCCAGGGCCGCTATTACAGCATGGGGACCCTTTTGACCCTGACGGCGCTGTATGCCTTTTTCTGCGACTGGCAAAAAAAGACCGGCCCCCTGGTGGTCGCGGCCCTGTCCCTGGGGCTTTTGTTCCACGCCAACTACCTGCTCTTTCTGAGCTTCGTGCCAAGCGCCCTGGCCTGCGCCGTGCTTTTGTACCACGAGCTTTTGGACATAAAGCGCCTGATCCTCCTGGCCGCCCTGACCCTGGCCATGGTCGTCCCCGGGATCTTTCTCTACCGCATGGGCTCCCAAAGCGGCATGTTCGACATCCTGCTGGTACCCGAAAACCTCATGCTCTATTTCGCGGACCTGATCATGTTCATGGTCCCCCTGCCGGTCCTGGCGGTTTTGGCCTGGCGCTGGCGGCGCTTTTTCACGCTTCTCGAACGGCCCCGGGACCCGGCCGAACGTTTCGTCCTGTTTTGCGCCCTGCTCACGGTCCTGAGCCTCATCCTCCTGGCCCTGGTGCCCCAACGCTTCCACCGCTACATCGTGCACCTCTATCCCCTGTGCGCCATCCTCCTGGCCTGGGCCGGGATGCGCCTGTGGCGCTGGTCCAAACCCTCGGGCGTCCTTTTTTTGCTCCTGGTCGGCCTGACCAACTGGCTGCACCTCTACCCCCTGGAGCGCACCAAGCTCATCAACCGGCCCTGGGAAAACGACTTCCGCATGCTCACCTCCTTAAACATCCCGATGAAGCTCTACCTCACCGAGCTTTTTTCCGGATATCCCGACGTCAACGCCAACATCCTCGAATTCTTCAAACAAAACGCCACACCCGGCCAGACCGTGCTGGCCGAATACGGCGACCTGCCCCTGCAGTTTTATACCGGCCTGCGGGTCCTGGGGGGCCTTCAGGGGCCGCCCGCGCCGGACGAGAAGCCCGACTGGGTGCTGGTGCGCCGCGCCGTGCGGGTCAACCGGGACAGGCTCCTGTTCCCGGCCCGGGCCTTCGTGCACGGCCTGGACCTGGAACGCGACTACGACCGCCTGGAACTGCCCTGGCCGGACGAGACCTTCGGCAACCGGGCCGATCCCTATTACCATTTTTTCATTCCCCTGGAGCCGCCCCAGTCGCCCCTGACCGTCTACCGCAAAAAGGCCGGAGACTAGCGCCATGGCCGCCTTTCCCTTCGAACGCGCCCTGAAGGTCCTGGTCCTCGCGGCCCTGGTCCTGACCGTGTACAAGGGGCTTGGCCGCACCCCGGAATTCGCCAGCCACGTCGATTCCCGGCGTTTTTACGACGGCTTGGTCAACGACGCCGAAAACTCGCTGATCATGAAGGAGCGCCACCTCGATTTCGGCGACGCCACGGCCAAGGCCGTCCGCGTCCGCCTGGAGGAACTGGCGAGCATGGGCCGCACCCCTGACCCGGACCTGGTCAACGAGGCGTCCCTGCGCCGGGCCGTGGCCAGACGCATGGCCATCCGGGAGCGCGACGCCGACTACGTGGTCCTGGCCCGGGAAAAGCTCGACCGGATGCGGGCCTTGGAGCGCGAGGGCTGGCGCATGCCCCTTGGACTGGCGTCCGCGGCGAACACGACGCCCGGGGAGGCCGCGCCGTGACCGGACGCGCGCTTGTGGCCCGGACCGCCATCGGGCTGGCCTGCCTGGCGGGTGTGGTGGCCGGTCTTCTGCTCTGGTTCGGGGCCTGGTATTTCCCGGCCTGGCGGCTTGAGGGCTTCTCCAAAAACCAGTACCTCCAGGCCGCC
Proteins encoded:
- a CDS encoding ArnT family glycosyltransferase — its product is MPDTHAAMPPSGTRTALWGLLRPMPLAILAAAAFLIFFNLGARPLWQDEAETSRLAQTVLTDGIPRAFDGTNLISQEEAREYNPADGHVWRWSPWMQIYMSALGLALGGENAAADRFFFALAGLAAVAMTYLLILRLFQNPAWAALSASLLTAAVPFLLFCRQGRYYSMGTLLTLTALYAFFCDWQKKTGPLVVAALSLGLLFHANYLLFLSFVPSALACAVLLYHELLDIKRLILLAALTLAMVVPGIFLYRMGSQSGMFDILLVPENLMLYFADLIMFMVPLPVLAVLAWRWRRFFTLLERPRDPAERFVLFCALLTVLSLILLALVPQRFHRYIVHLYPLCAILLAWAGMRLWRWSKPSGVLFLLLVGLTNWLHLYPLERTKLINRPWENDFRMLTSLNIPMKLYLTELFSGYPDVNANILEFFKQNATPGQTVLAEYGDLPLQFYTGLRVLGGLQGPPAPDEKPDWVLVRRAVRVNRDRLLFPARAFVHGLDLERDYDRLELPWPDETFGNRADPYYHFFIPLEPPQSPLTVYRKKAGD